The genomic stretch TAGTGACTCACTTGAAGGAGTTCTCAGCAGTACACATCTGCTCCAAGGTTTCCCCAGATTGAAACTAAGATGGACCTGCTTTCTTCCTTAGGAGCTCGAAGCCATGAGTAGGTATACCAGCCCAGTGAACCCGGCTGTCTTCCCTCACCTGACTGTGGTACTTCTGGCCATCGGCATGTTCTTCACTGCCTGGTTCTTCGTGTATCCTTTATTTGCAGCCAGGGGGCAGAATTAGTGACCATGGAAGCGAGAACTGAGGTTCAATAGGTGGTTCATTGGTAtttgggggtttggtttggtcttgTTTTGAGAGAGGGAGGGTCACACAGTGCAGACATGGCTGATGTCAAACTCATGGGGTCCATCTGCCTCTggagagtgctgggatcacaggaatATACAACTCCACCCGGCAGAAAGGTGAAGTGTTCACGTGTCAGGAGTCTGGCACCTAGTCCCAGCTGTACCACGAGCCATACATGACTAGAGGCGATTGGCCTAAGTACTGTGGGCTTCTTTCCCTCGTGGATGTCAGAGGTACAGTGTGGAGCACCAGAGTCCATGCCATTTCTTGGTCCCCTCTGCCTGGCTGCATCAAGCTAGACAAGCCTCCCAGGAATCCCTTAGCCTGTTGTTCCCCGTGAAAGGTaatcagagacagctcctgcacTGTAGTCCATCTTTGCTTCTCCTTAGCAGTTCTACCTAGTTACGAGGTCACCTCTACCAAGTACACACGAGATATTTACAAAGAGCTCCTCATCTCCTTGGTGGCCTCACTCTTCATGGGCTTTGgagtcctcttcctcctgctctgggTTGGCATCTACGTATGAGTCTCCAAGGGTAAGAGCTGTGACAAGATGGTACATGTCTGAAGAAGCCTCGTAGAGCCATATCAACGGGTCCTCTCTCTCCATGCAAGACTATATAGTTCATGGGGATTTGAGCCAAGTGTGACTTGGTGTGTCCATTCTGAGTTCTCCATGTACTCAAGGGCTCACTCAAGCTTTGGGGTGTACTTGGTAGGGATGTGGGTGAAGGCTACCTATGGTTTTATATCTGCATTCTTTGAAGTCATACACAAATGACTTGGAAAGGAACTGGGACTTAAAACAGGTCACTGAAGTCAGTTCTGGTAACCCATCCTCAGTGACCATTCCTGTTGGCTCTTGTACAGTCCTTGCTCAAGGGGCCTAGGGTTACAGGGAGGGAATGTGAAAGGACACTGGACTCATTCTTAATTCTGCTCTCCTCTTCCAGGTATACACCAGGCAGCTCACCAAGTCTCTGcttttgtaaattaattttttaccaTTGCTACATGTCCCACCTGCTGTTTACAATAAAGGCAGATGTGTGACAGGCCTGCCTCATGTCCATTCTTAGGGGAGGGAACTGGGGTTTCCTTGACTGTTGAAGTCCTAccttttccagtttctagctgCCTTTCATCAGTGCCTGATAATAGAAATTTTGTGTCCTCCCCGTGGGGGCAAGGGCTGTGTAGCAGTGTCATATTATCATTAGTTTAAGGCTTACTGTGGATAGGAAGGGTCCATGCCTACTTCTGCGTTGTTGAGCTAGGGTCCCCTAGGGCAGCCTGTTCCCTTAGATGGATTCTTTCTAGGTGGGCAGTGGCAGGTGCATGGGGAAGTTTTtttaggtgtgtgtatatggtcaACCCAAGTCCAAGGATGAGAGGTGTAAAGATAGGGAGTAGCTCTCTAGTCCTTTTGTGTGGTGGCAAGGAATTCCAGGTCACCTTGTTCTGAGATGGCTCCCACCAGAACAATCTCAAGAAGATGCCAGAGGCAAGTGCAGATACAAAGcagtatttatacatttatttatatatgtatatttacttcAGAAGAAAAGGACTGGTTTGGGGACAGGAAGCAAGTAGGCCAAGTGGcacctctctgccttcctcagagTCAGTATATGATAAATAGGAGTCAGAGCTCACGGAGAAAATGGGGAGTTAGCTCTATGAACAGGCAGGGTGCTAAGGGGAACAGCATGGGCAGGGATctgtgctggggggtggggggggctatATACAGCCTAAAGCAAGGGGGAGATTAGCCCAGTGGCTATAggaacacagcagaagagaggaagGTAATGCCTGCTAGGCTGTCAGCTTCCAGCCTGTGGCCCTTACACCTTCCCCTAAGCTCTTTTATACTTGGGGCTTAAGGCAACTTTGGTCCAAGGTTGACCCCCTCAAGCAGCTTGGAGCCCAAGTTTGACCCCAACTCACACTGAGGACCTCTTCCCAGGCATGTAAACAGGCAGCTGCCCGTGGGCCTCAGGCTGGCTCTGTCCAGATGGACTCCAGGGGGTAGAAGAGGGTCACTTTCCAGTTAAGGACTGAGGGGCCACACTTGCCCCTCTGGTAAGGGAGCCCCAGCCACTAGAGCAGGGAGGCTGGGCAATCTTAAGGTACTGTGggaaggatggccttgtgggagaaCAGAACAAGGTCTTAGGCAAGCATGGCCTGATGTGGGGAGTTGTGATTCCTATGGCAGAATGTAGGAATGGAGCCAAGTTGGAGAGAAATCTTGGGGACAAGGCGTCCCTGCTATTTCCCTATCCTGAGGATAAGTGCTTTGAGATCCTTGGCAGGACCCACAGTTCATAGGCTTCCCAAACTTAGCTCCCCCTTAGAAAGGCCTTCCATTTAGAGCTCAGAATGGGAGGCTTGGAAAAAGCAGGGCCTGGTTTCCAAAGGGTCAGAATACATAGGGTCAGAGCAGTACCCTTTCCCACTGCTGAATCTATGACATGCAGCTAAATGATTGCCACACTCCTTCCAGGAACCTACATGTAATCAGAATGCTGTAGGTGCTACCAAGAAATGCTGAAGCTGTCACTTGAGTAAAACCTCCAAACTCAAACCCACCACTCTTTTTGGGTGTGGGAGGAGCATGGACCCAAGCCATGAAAGTCCTGTCCACTACTAGTACCTCTCCACACTGAGGCCCACTCAGCTTTCCAGTTCTGCCCTACTCCTTGGTGCCTGGTTTAAGTGCATTTAGTAAGTATACCATTAATAAAAGGTATCTGCATTCACCCTCCAGTGGAAACCAGTCTACTGCTTGCAGGGATTCCTGCTCCTCTGCTCTTGTCACCAACTCCATCATGAGTTTGGGAAACTCCCAGGAACATAGATCTTGGAAGCTTACAGGGAACCACCCCTTCCAGGGTCCTCCAGGATCAAGGGTCCAAGGCTGACCTGGCCCATCAGCCCCACTGGTTCAGCCCTATGAGGGTGGCTCCATTAGGCACTAGTAGACTTAAGGCACAAGGTCAGCTTCTCCAGCCATCCAGAGCTAGCCCTGACTACAGGCTAGCTCTCCCAAGGAAAACTCTCCTAAACCAACCGTACTTAAAGCTTAGAAATCCATGTCTAGTGTAACAGTCAAACCCCAGAAAGTTACTACCAAGCTGTCCCTCCTGGGAACAGCATAACGGGTGAGTTATTGACTCTGCAGGGACTCATGGGGTCCAGCCAGGTGTTAAGAGGTCTGGGTCCAACCCCCGTGGGTCTTCGCTCTACCACAACtcagaagggaaggcagggagagtGAAGGTGGGCAAATAGCCCTCCAGGGACCATAACTAGACAGCCATGAAGTGGTCCTGTGCTGCCCCAAGGAGATGACCAGAAGGAAGACCCAGGAGGCTGTTCCCTCTAGCCCCCTCTGTGCTGTGTGAGGGTGACCAGTTGGCCCAGCAACTCCAGTGTAAGGACTTCCAGTCTTCCCAATCAAGGGAAGCAGTGAAGAGCAGAGAGCTGGCCTGCAGCAGGCTCCAGTGTAACACATTTGCATCCAGTGTTGAGGGCCCAGGGACTCCAGTCCCGGCTGTGGCACTGCCTCAGGAGGCAGCTCAGTCACACAGGCGGTAGAAGTGGAAGTAGTAGTCTGTGGCTGGCTGAACGATGGCCTCTGAGCTACAGTTGGCCTGACCCTATATGAAAGGGAAATGAGGATGGGTAAGATGGTCGTCCCAAGCCCTACCATGTTTTGCAAAGCCCTTACTCCTCTCCCAAGCCCCACACTGCCTAGAAGTGCCCTCAGCCTCTGTGGGCCTGTGTGCTCACCAGCAATGTCACCCGGAAGTGGTATGTGAACTCACGGAAGGACAGGATGGTTACTGGCCACTGATGAGAGGTGCCCTAGAGAGACAGGGAAGACAGAGGTCAGGGCAGCCTTGTCCTAACCAGCATTGTCCTCTCCGCATGACCATCACAGCCCAGGGGTGAACACGCTGCACTTTGAGAGCAAGGGTAGCCACCCTCTGCAGACTGCCTTCCCGAGCTAAGGCCTCCCTTTGTCTTGTGCTCTAGGCTGTGCGAGTGTCTCATTAACGGTGCCCATGACCACAGGGCAATGCAAGCAGAGGTGCTGCTACCATCTGCAGCCGCTTGTCTCCTTCAAAATGCATATATGGCAGAGCTGGGTTCAAATGCAGGTCTTCACGGCTCTCTGTCACTATGTACTGGTGGAGTGTGAGGTAGGCAGCGACACAGCTTATCTGCCTTAGCTCAGGCTTTGACTTGGCCTCTGTTGTGTGGGTGTAGACCAGAGCACCACAGCTGAAAGTGACTCACTGGCTTGCTGTCCCTCTGTCCTTAACCATCCCTTCCTATAAGGCCATGAGTCTCCTCCCTTATGACCCTgaactcctcctgtctctgctcacgGGGTTTTAtgcctgtcttctcttcctctctggagAACAGGGTCTTGGAAGCACAGGGAAAGAGAcaagaggcctcaacagatacttAAACAAGTGAGCAGCAACAGAACCCCAAGCTGTCCTTCTACCTGGAGCCCAGGTCTCTTCTAGCACCATCTGTCAATCACTGGCCTGCCCTGAGTGTGAGGGCTGGGGAGTGAAGAggagagctcagctctgcctgcagtgGGCACCGTGCTCATCCCAGATCAGCCCTCATAAACTCTCCTCCCTGAGCACTGTCACAGGTACCATGCAGATACCTATCAGAGAATGGATGAGTGAAGACTGACATGCACGCCCCCTCCCCCAGACACAGCAGCCCAGCTGTCTGTGTCCCAGCAGACATGCTTATCCTCTGCTTCCCATCATTTGGTGATCACTATCCAGAAGAGGAAGGTCTGAGAGCTGGGCAGCCCACAGCTTCCCACCTACCCCTACCTGGGTGTCCTGATGCGGGTGGAACCTCTGCAAAAAGCCTCCCTCCTCACAGGGCTCCTCCTCTGATGTCAGGCTGCACAGTACCACGGACACAGGGGTGGAGGAACTAGGGAATAGGTGGGTTCCCATTTGAGTAGCTGTAGCTCCCCCATGTCCTTGTCCCACCCAGCCCAGCCCCACCTGAGACAAGCTGTATCTTCACAGCCTGAGGACCACATAGAATAATAGTCCAGGGCTTGGGATGGAGGAAACCTCTCCCACAGTCCCATGCTACTGAACCCCAAGCTGCAGTGTCCCCTCCAGTCCTCCAGGTAGCCTGGACCCTCCACGTAATAAATTTAATAAGCACTTAGCTTTCACTTTTCTGAGGGCTTCCACATGGTCccccatacacacccacacaccagcaCTCACTTCATCTGCAGGGTCAGGCTGAGGTGCAGTGGTGTGCTGCTGCTGACAGGGATGTGGTAGGTGAAGTTGCCAAGCCTAAAGGGGCAAAGATGGTACCTAAGCAAGGCCACTTTGCcggtctccctctctcctcctcagcctcATGCTATACTGAAGCccgaggaaatgaggaaagggactGCCCAGACTTACGGGAAAAGTTCCTCCCCAGAGGGCCAAGATCTGAGCATCCAAACGGTTTGGGCTCATGGCACCTGAGGGGCCCTCCTTGCAGTGACAAGAGGGAGCCCACTGTACCTGCAAGCATCTTCTGGCACACAGTACTGAGAAGTGATAGGCATGGAATTCTCCAGCAGCtggatggaggtcagggatgGCGCTGGGTCTGGAAGAAGAGAGGCTGTTGGGGCagtgagaaagggaaaaaggtaGATGCCAAATGGCATCACCCTTGGGACTTTCACACCTTGGGGCAAGCAAGAATTCTTCTCTCCAGACCCTCACAACAGGATCACACCACACCCCTCTCCCGGCAGCTCTCGGACCAGCTAGTTCTCACGAACCTGAGAGCTGCCTCTTTCATAAAACCAAGACACTCAGAAGCAAGTGGAGAGCCTTCTccacatttctttctcagccctggGCTCAGCAATTGTCGCTGTGGCAGCAGAAACCAGCCATGAAAGGGTAGTACAGAACACACAGCCCGGGCGGCCCCCAGCATGTGGCTGACACCGAGCCAGCTCACTGCTGAGGTGTAACGTTGAGTTTGGAGAAGAGGTGACTTGTTCATCTCACTACCTCAGGCCTGCCTCATCTCACTACCTCAGGCCTGCCTCATCTCNNNNNNNNNNNNNNNNNNNNNNNNNNNNNNNNNNNNNNNNNNNNNNNNNNNNNNNNNNNNNNNNNNNNNNNNNNNNNNNNNNNNNNNNNNNNNNNNNNNNNNNNNNNNNNNNNNNNNNNNNNNNNNNNNNNNNNNNNNNNNNNNNNNNNNNNNNNNNNNNNNNNNNNNNNNNNNNNNNNNNNNNNNNNNNNNNNNNNNNNNNNNNNNNNNNNNNNNNNNNNNNNNNNNNNNNNNNNNNNNNNNNNNNNNNNNNNNNNNNNNNNNNNNNNNNNNNNNNNNNNNNNNNNNNNNNNNNNNNNNNNNNNNNNNNNNNNNNNNNNNNNNNNNNNNNNNNNNNNNNNNNNNNNNNNNNNNNNNNNNNNNNNNNNNNNNNNNNNNNNNNNNTCCTTTACCCCGGAAATGGGAAGCTATGGCCACCAGCCTCTCAACATTTACTTGACCTGGTACATTTTCAGCTCTTTAAGGTACAAACTCAAGGTATGCAGCAGCACCCAGAACACCCTGTGAAGCTACCAGATGTCTTTCAAAGATAGCTCAATGTCACCTCTTCTGGGAAGCCTGCCCTGGTTGCCTCCTTCCTTGGTCCTCCTAGACTATGTTCCCTCCCTATTCCTGGGGACCCATCACTCTGAGGTGTCTTCACCTGTGCACACTCAGGTGGAGCCACGCTTATCTCAAGCACCCATGGAGTTGAGGCAAGCTTCCACCCCTTGGAGTTGCCCCACCAGTTTGATCATCTGTCTTCACAAACCATACGTTCTAGGTTTCTCTTTGCTAAGCCACAAAGCCAAAGGGAGGAAGCCCACATCTTAGCACAGAGACATTGGCTACGGCTGCCAGGAGGCCAGAGAACACAAACAAGtcagcctggaaaaaaaaaaacacatctatgctaaaaaaaaaagttctatctTGGTAGAAATCAAAGACTTGAGGTTGAGGTCCTAGAACATCACCTTCCCCACCCTGACAGAGGGGAAGTAGATGTAATCTGGAATTTGGCAAACTAGCGACAGAAGTTTAGCTGGATGGCTGATGGGCTGGTTATGACCCTTTAATAAGTCTCCAGTTCCTCTTCTGAACCAgagctttcttccttctgtctgagaCAAGGTTATCTCATTACCTGGAGCTGGATCAAACAGGCTAGGCTAGCTGTCCACGGAGCCcaaggaatctgcctgtctccacctccatctTGCTACCACTGGAATTGcaagtgtgggccaccatgcctgacacaTTCTGGCCTTTGTGCCTTAACTTCTGAGATCTCTCCCCTGCCAAGTAGTGAGGATTAAATGACATGATCTATGTGAGGCCCAATTCCTAATGTCTGCTGACTAACAATTCTGTGCTCAGGAAGCCGTGTGACCAGGCTGAAATGGGCCCTGGACAATGGGCCTGGATAGGCCGGGCTGAGAGTCAAATACCTAGCTGGCCCTGGGTCTGTGTGAATCGGGCAGGGCTTGGGCTGGGTTGCAGGGCTCCTCTGCGGGTGCGACTTTGGAGATTGAAGCTGGGGCTGTTCTTGGTCTTGCTCTGCCCTCCAGGAAAGGGGACCACAGGACTGGCCAGAGGTTCCAGGCTCTTGGGATGCTTGGAATAGCTGATGCCATTAGCTGAGATGCCCCAGGATTTGGCTTTGATGTTGGTGACTGGCAGTGGGGCCATCTGGCCAGGGCCTACGGACAGAAGCAAGGATAgctaagaaaaaggaagccagcTGCCTCCTGTCCCAGATttctgtgagccttcatgtgtttTCTGGTTCCTGTGGGGGTGACGTCCCAAACTTCTTCAGAAAGAAgtccctcctgccttctctctgggGCCTTTCTCTGGATAAAAATAATACCAAACACCCCTGCCTACCCTGGCCCAACCCCCAAAACATCCATACCTGAGTGCTTGGGGTTAGAGCTGGGGCTTGGAGTAGGAGTTAGAGTGGGACCAAGGGCAGGATCTGTAGCAGGACTGGAGACGGGAGGAGAGCAGCAGACAATCGGGCAGGGCTGGCTGGAGCACAGGTCCAAGGCACGGAGAGCTGGACCCGAGGCTGAATTGGTaactgaggaagccagaagctcGATGAGCTGAGGAGGACACTGGAGCCGCACACCCAGCCACCGGCCCCACCCTATCCCTCCAGACACACACCCAGCAGCAAAGAGGGCTGTGTGCTTGGTAGTCCGGTGGTCATGGAGGACTGTCGGAGCTGTGTGGTCCCGAAGCTCTGGCTGGACCTGCTAAGAAAGGGTGGGCTGAGCTCAGAGGCACTGAGGGAGCCTTGGAGTTGGGACTGGGAGTCCCAGAGAAGCAGGGCTGGGCAGGAGCTGGTGGAGAGGAGGAATGTGgtacaaaggcaggaagaagggtatagcaggaggtggggagggatgcTTGGTTAGACATACCATGGGCACATAGCCTCACTCCCCCCAGGGTGCTGGGGCCGAAGCAGGGCCAGAAGACAGGAAGTAGACACAGCAAGAGAACTAGGAGACAACAGAAAGACCAGGAGGGAAACAGAtacaggggaggagagagaaaaagacacagtCAGAGGTAACCCCAGGAGCTGGGGTGTGACAGTGACAGAGCCAAAGATCCTGCTCTGGTCTTCCTTCCCTGCACTGCCCTCCTTCCTACAAGGGTCCTCCAGACAGATACTGAAGGAATACTGAGCAGGCCCAGAAGGGGCCTGTAGGAAGCACCCACCATCCAGgagacccaccaccaccacctcaacAGGCCATAAGTCTAAGACTGAACCCCATTAGAGAGCAAGCTTCCCTGGTTCCTCTGACCCAAGCCACCCTCCATCAGTCCCACCCACCGGGCCTGAGGGCTTAACAATAGCGCCATCTCCATGGACATACCCATCAGCATCCACCAGGTCCTCTTCAGAGCGCAGGCTCAGCACATACAGTGTGGACATAGACACCACGCTGGGAGCCACAGAAAAGTGTCACTGTCTGAATGCAAGCCACCACCCAACACTGTTTCTCTACGGCAGGCTCTGTGGCCTTCCCAGACCCTGGAGGGGGAGACAGACTAGGCAGCCCACTTTCCCTGATCTCAGCTGCTTGATCCCCAGCTCattttcctcccccaactccagAGCCTGGACCCCAGGCACATCTGACTCACTGGGTAGCTCTCTTTTCTAAAGCAGCCTCCCCAGAACCTGAGAGGACAAGTCACCTGAAGGCCATGACCACCACCAGAGCTATGATAGTTCCCTGCAGAAAACGCTGACTGATGCAGGCCTGGTCTGGGACCGCTGGCGATGACTGGGgaccaagaggaaagaaagaacacagcagaAGATGGTGGATGGACTTAGGATGCGTACTTCCTTGctcaatccccaccccacccccatccccatggtctgaaggagaggaagcagaagagggctGGAAGGGCTACAAGGtcaagaggggagaagggaagggttaGAGCTGGAGTCGGTGAGGTTGGGGTGGTGCAAGCTGGGAAAGGAACGCCAGGCGAGACCAGGAAGCCTCACCTTATTGGCCAGTTTAGGGGGCCTCTTTTTGTGGGGGACACTGCCTGCCCGGCTAAACTGGCTCCCTGCATGGCTGCAGTAAGAGGACAAGGATCAGGATGCTTTCTAGAAGGAGgtctctcctgccccacctccctcCTTCATCCCACCCACcgctttcttcccctcccctagTCCCCGCCTGCCTGGCGCCCGCACCTGAAAGCGCCTGAGCTGCCAGTTGACTTGAGGCTGTCAAGGCGCCGTAGCTTGGCCAGCTTGTGGCTCCATCGCTCCAACTCATCAATGCGAGTCTCTAGGTTGTCTGTCAGTTTGCATAACTCCTTCACAGCCCCCACATTCTCCATGAAGATTCGCTCCTGTCCCAGGCAACAACAGCCTTAGGGCACCATTGATCGGCCCAAGAAGCTTCCAAGCTACAGTGTGGATCATCGGATCGGGGCAGGAGCAGAATCCCCATTCTCCACAGCCAACGGAGGCCCTAGAAATAGTCCTGCCTGAGGGTGGCCTCTGCTCTAGCTAAATTCTGGTTCACACGGCATATCTGCTGCCTCCAGTCTAGGCTAAGTGTATACCTACACAGCCTTGCCTCCCTCAAGTCAGAGCTCCATCCCTTGGACCTACTCCCTTGAGTAGGTTAAAATATGTCACGTGATGTTTCTAAGTACATGTATACTAGGTTTGTGTCACTAAATACAAATGTCACCTTCATAATAAACCACATCTTTGAGCCTTGAGACAATAAGGTGACACATCTTGCTACCCTTTTTTAATTGATGGGGGTAGGAGAGCAACCTCAGTCGGATTTGCCTTGCCCTGTCCCAGGCAGCCTCCAGTAGTTAGCTTGCCTCTCCATCTTCAACACTGGCCTCCTCCTGCATGGTGGGGAGGGATTCTTGGAGGTACTAGGAGGAAAGCTGTCCCTTCTTCCATCTAccagccaggaccaccagctggCCAGGCCCTCTGACCCAGAGCCTCATTCTGTTCCCCATAACTGACCTTGTTCACTACAAGGAAGTTCTCTATGGTTTTCCCATTGGCAAAGACTACATCCCCTGTGTCCTTCACAGCTTCAGGCAGGATCTCCTTCACTTCCTGGGCGATGACACCTGGGGAGGGACAAGCCAGGGGTGTGTGGTTGGGGGTCCTGCTCATAGCTTTTTGGAGAAGTGCCTGAGAATTGAGTTTTAAGGAGCCCTGGAGTAGGACTTTCTCAGATAACCGTTCATAGCTTAGAAGTTCCCAGGCTCAAGATGTGGGATGTGTTGGATGGGTAGGTTCCTAGGGGAATCTCAGAAGAGGGAGATGGGATTCTAAGAGGATGCAGAATCTCTAAATGCTGTATGATAAAGACGAGGCCAAGCAACTCTTAGGCTGTCCGGGGATAGGGATTCAAGGACGTGGGAAGCAATGATATCCCAATAGCAGAGGTACAGGACCCCAAAGGGTCAATATTTCAGAGGGTGGAGCTCCAGGTCAATGCAGGAATATCTAGGAACAGATTCCAGGAGACAGGACAGACTGGCCAGAGCTTAGGGACACAGGGACATCTCTACCTGTCTCCGGTGCAGTGGCTTCAATGCCCGCGCTAGCAGCGAACTCAGGCTTGTATCTGTAGTGTACCAGCCGCATCCGAGAGATCCTCTTCAGCTGCTCGGTGGTGTCCACCTACCAGGGGATAGGGCCAAGACTGaaccctcctcccctcctgcagTCACGCAGGGCAGGCCTCAAGGGCCGCAGTGCGGAAGGGAGACCCTGATCCAGAAGCACAAAGccagcctccccacccctaccccagtgTCCTGGTCCTTCCCAGCGGTCCTACTCATCACCCACAGCACTGTCCCTCAGCCAGGACCTTGTACCTACCTCCTGCACGTGCTCCTTGGCCCGCAGATCGGAAGGGTGCATCAGAGACCCCATAACCTTCACGTTGCCGTGGACAACCAATGCCTCATCTGGCCGGTCGGTGTTGATGCCCACACGGCCATGGTGGAAGACCGTATCTGGCAGCTGCGCCCGTTGCCACAGCACGTCACTGTCACTTTCAAACTGGCCTGGGTTAGAGGCCTGCAGCAAGTTGGGTCTGGATCAGTCTTGGGGGTAGGGCAAACTTTAGGGCCCTGAGAAAAGGGGAAATCCCAGGAACACCTCGGCCAGTCAAGTCTCCTTACCCCACCATATCCAATAAACTGTCCATTGTGACAACCCTGAGTCACCTGTGGGGCCCAGGAGGCTACTAGGTGTGATCCACCTTCGAGCTTTACAGGGAAGAAGGCCCTGAGGCCTAGACAGGATGACAAAGCCCAAGGCCATGCAGCCACTGTCCAGCAAGAGCTGCACAGCAACCCAACCCCGTTCCACAGTATTTATCCTGTAGCTCTTTCTTccagcttgggggagggggaggacacTGCCTCTAGGGAGAAACGACTCTTACCCGCACAATGATACGCTCTGAGATCTGGGCTGCCAGTGTGTAGTTCTGGTTCTGGGCATGTGCCTGGAGGGCCACCACCAGCATGAAATACCTGAGATACACCGGGGACTCAGTAACATTTAGAGGTGTCCCTAGCCATCCTCCCTGGCCCAGATGTCGGGGTACCTAGCCCCACTCTGTCATCACACCCCCAGGACTTGGAGAAACATGAGCCTCCACTAGGGGGCAGAATTCCTCCCTGGGTCCACCATTAGGAGCCCCAGAACTGTTTCTGAGCTCAAAAGCCAGTCTTCTGTGCCTGAGTCCCTAAATCTGCCAAATA from Mus caroli chromosome 19, CAROLI_EIJ_v1.1, whole genome shotgun sequence encodes the following:
- the Myrf gene encoding myelin regulatory factor isoform X6 → MEVVDETEALQRFFEGHDISGALEPSNIDTSILEEYIGKEDASDLTLPDSPPDSGSEAYSPQQVNDPHLLRTITPETLCHVGVSSRLEHPPPPPAHLPGPPPPPPPPHYPVLQRDLYMKAEPPVPPYAAMGPGLVPPELHHTQQTQVLHQLLQQHGAELPPHPSKKRKHSESPPNTLNAQMLNGMIKQEPGTVTALPPHPARAPSPPWPPQGPLSPGPGSLPLSIARAQTPPWHPPGAPSPGLLQDSDSLSGSYLDPNYQSIKWQPHQQNKWATLYDANYKELPMLTYRVDADKGFNFSVGDDAFVCQKKNHFQVTVYIGMLGEPKYVKTPEGLKPLDCFYLKLHGVKLEALNQSINIEQSQSDRSKRPFNPVTVNLPPEQVTKVTVGRLHFSETTANNMRKKGKPNPDQRYFMLVVALQAHAQNQNYTLAAQISERIIVRASNPGQFESDSDVLWQRAQLPDTVFHHGRVGINTDRPDEALVVHGNVKVMGSLMHPSDLRAKEHVQEVDTTEQLKRISRMRLVHYRYKPEFAASAGIEATAPETGVIAQEVKEILPEAVKDTGDVVFANGKTIENFLVVNKERIFMENVGAVKELCKLTDNLETRIDELERWSHKLAKLRRLDSLKSTGSSGAFSHAGSQFSRAGSVPHKKRPPKLANKSSPAVPDQACISQRFLQGTIIALVVVMAFSVVSMSTLYVLSLRSEEDLVDADGSLAVSTSCLLALLRPQHPGGSEAMCPCRSSQSFGTTQLRQSSMTTGLPSTQPSLLLVTNSASGPALRALDLCSSQPCPIVCCSPPVSSPATDPALGPTLTPTPSPSSNPKHSGPGQMAPLPVTNIKAKSWGISANGISYSKHPKSLEPLASPVVPFPGGQSKTKNSPSFNLQSRTRRGALQPSPSPARFTQTQGQLDPAPSLTSIQLLENSMPITSQYCVPEDACRLGNFTYHIPVSSSTPLHLSLTLQMNSSTPVSVVLCSLTSEEEPCEEGGFLQRFHPHQDTQGTSHQWPVTILSFREFTYHFRVTLLGQANCSSEAIVQPATDYYFHFYRLCD
- the Myrf gene encoding myelin regulatory factor isoform X5, producing MEVVDETEALQRFFEGHDISGALEPSNIDTSILEEYIGKEDASDLCFPEISAPASTASFPHGPPAIPGSSGLHHLSPPGSGPSPGRHGPLPPPTYGTPLNCNNNNGMGTAPKPFLGGSGPPIKAEPKAPYAPGTLPDSPPDSGSEAYSPQQVNDPHLLRTITPETLCHVGVSSRLEHPPPPPAHLPGPPPPPPPPHYPVLQRDLYMKAEPPVPPYAAMGPGLVPPELHHTQQTQVLHQLLQQHGAELPPHPSKKRKHSESPPNTLNAQMLNGMIKQEPGTVTALPPHPARAPSPPWPPQGPLSPGPGSLPLSIARAQTPPWHPPGAPSPGLLQDSDSLSGSYLDPNYQSIKWQPHQQNKWATLYDANYKELPMLTYRVDADKGFNFSVGDDAFVCQKKNHFQVTVYIGMLGEPKYVKTPEGLKPLDCFYLKLHGVKLEALNQSINIEQSQSDRSKRPFNPVTVNLPPEQVTKVTVGRLHFSETTANNMRKKGKPNPDQRYFMLVVALQAHAQNQNYTLAAQISERIIVRASNPGQFESDSDVLWQRAQLPDTVFHHGRVGINTDRPDEALVVHGNVKVMGSLMHPSDLRAKEHVQEVDTTEQLKRISRMRLVHYRYKPEFAASAGIEATAPETGVIAQEVKEILPEAVKDTGDVVFANGKTIENFLVVNKERIFMENVGAVKELCKLTDNLETRIDELERWSHKLAKLRRLDSLKSTGSSGAFSHAGSQFSRAGSVPHKKRPPKLANKSSPAVPDQACISQRFLQGTIIALVVVMAFSVVSMSTLYVLSLRSEEDLVDADGSLAVSTSCLLALLRPQHPGGSEAMCPCRSSQSFGTTQLRQSSMTTGLPSTQPSLLLVTNSASGPALRALDLCSSQPCPIVCCSPPVSSPATDPALGPTLTPTPSPSSNPKHSGPGQMAPLPVTNIKAKSWGISANGISYSKHPKSLEPLASPVVPFPGGQSKTKNSPSFNLQSRTRRGALQPSPSPARFTQTQGQLDPAPSLTSIQLLENSMPITSQYCVPEDACRLGNFTYHIPVSSSTPLHLSLTLQMNSSTPVSVVLCSLTSEEEPCEEGGFLQRFHPHQDTQGTSHQWPVTILSFRSGQL